In a genomic window of Gloeocapsopsis dulcis:
- a CDS encoding GNAT family N-acetyltransferase, translated as MNPLLSTLVYANFVEAMREFGRWQQSSQLLEREGLLFVAGSTTFPVFMNYTIRLDANIPAPEVIDKAKAFFQALGRNFTILTYGQQDLDLEAAAQSAGMEQLFDSPEMVLETQVEPPMLPAAVEIRLVTEEREILDVRCISSEAYESIGISKEQTEAYFGVPQRLLSPKLITYIAYLNGQPASTAMAIMTEQVAGIYWVGTTKAARGRGLAETCVRLVSNAGFARGAKIAALQASPMGEAIYQRIGYRTIDRVKCYLAS; from the coding sequence ATGAATCCTTTGTTAAGTACGCTGGTGTATGCCAACTTTGTTGAAGCAATGCGGGAATTCGGACGTTGGCAGCAATCAAGTCAACTACTTGAGCGAGAGGGACTGCTGTTTGTCGCTGGAAGCACCACCTTTCCTGTATTCATGAATTACACAATTCGCCTTGATGCCAACATTCCCGCACCAGAAGTTATCGACAAGGCCAAGGCTTTTTTCCAAGCTTTGGGTCGAAACTTTACCATTCTTACCTATGGACAGCAAGATCTCGACCTAGAAGCAGCGGCCCAATCAGCGGGGATGGAGCAACTTTTTGATTCCCCAGAGATGGTTTTAGAAACCCAAGTTGAACCACCAATGCTGCCTGCTGCTGTTGAAATTCGACTAGTAACAGAGGAACGGGAGATTTTAGACGTGCGATGCATCAGTAGTGAAGCATATGAATCCATCGGCATTTCTAAAGAACAAACCGAAGCTTATTTTGGTGTACCGCAGAGATTACTATCGCCCAAATTGATCACCTACATTGCCTATCTCAACGGTCAACCTGCCTCGACTGCAATGGCGATCATGACTGAACAAGTAGCTGGGATTTACTGGGTAGGTACTACAAAAGCCGCTAGAGGTCGTGGCTTGGCAGAAACTTGCGTACGATTAGTAAGTAATGCAGGTTTTGCTCGTGGAGCGAAAATAGCCGCTCTTCAAGCTAGTCCAATGGGAGAAGCAATTTATCAGCGCATTGGCTATCGCACTATTGACCGAGTGAAATGTTACCTTGCTTCCTAG
- the devC gene encoding ABC transporter permease DevC: MIGFIQQLQRRTPLGWLQLSHEKGRLLVALAGIAFADVLMFMQLGFQNALYDSNTRVNRAMSADIVLLSPKALNLQNLSTFSRRRLFQARDIPGVQTATALYINSITWKNPQTRLNATVQVLGFAPDEPAFNLPEVNQQLDKLKLPDTVLFDRGARGQYAEAIAQVDRGKTVTTEVDRRTLTIAGVFSLGASFGADANLMVSDQTFLRLFPRRDAASVSLGLIQVKSGYDPQQVAAALESYLPEDVRVLTVQEYVQFEENYWRTASPIGFVFGLGTVMAFVVGVVIVYQVLSTDVNAHLKEYATFKAMGYGNSYLLSIVFEEAIILAFLGFIPGAILPLGLYALAANATALPIYMTASRAVFVLVLTVVMCALSGALSTRKLQSADPADMF, from the coding sequence ATGATTGGATTCATTCAACAATTACAGCGCCGCACTCCCCTCGGATGGCTGCAACTGAGTCATGAGAAAGGTCGCTTACTAGTTGCACTAGCAGGCATTGCGTTTGCAGATGTGCTGATGTTTATGCAGCTTGGCTTTCAGAATGCGCTATATGACAGTAATACCCGTGTTAATCGCGCCATGTCAGCCGACATTGTTTTACTCAGTCCCAAAGCCCTCAATCTACAAAATCTATCTACCTTTTCACGGCGGCGGCTGTTTCAGGCAAGGGATATTCCAGGTGTCCAAACGGCAACCGCGCTGTACATCAACAGCATTACCTGGAAAAATCCGCAAACTCGTCTCAATGCTACTGTACAGGTGTTAGGATTTGCACCCGATGAGCCAGCCTTTAACCTACCAGAAGTCAATCAACAACTTGACAAGCTGAAGTTGCCGGATACAGTTCTCTTTGATCGCGGTGCTAGAGGGCAGTATGCAGAAGCGATCGCCCAAGTGGATCGAGGAAAAACAGTCACTACCGAAGTTGATCGCCGGACATTAACAATCGCAGGAGTATTTAGCTTGGGGGCTTCCTTTGGCGCAGATGCCAACTTGATGGTGAGCGATCAAACCTTTCTCCGTCTCTTTCCACGGCGAGATGCTGCCAGCGTTAGTCTGGGGTTGATTCAAGTGAAATCAGGATACGATCCGCAGCAAGTTGCTGCTGCTTTAGAATCTTATTTACCTGAAGATGTGCGCGTGCTGACAGTTCAAGAGTATGTGCAATTCGAGGAAAACTATTGGAGAACTGCAAGCCCGATCGGGTTTGTATTTGGGTTAGGAACTGTGATGGCGTTTGTCGTCGGCGTTGTGATTGTGTATCAAGTGCTATCAACTGACGTGAACGCGCACCTCAAGGAGTACGCCACCTTCAAAGCAATGGGCTATGGTAATTCCTATTTATTAAGCATCGTGTTTGAAGAAGCAATTATCCTAGCATTTCTCGGATTTATCCCTGGTGCCATTTTACCGTTGGGACTTTATGCCCTAGCTGCTAACGCGACAGCTTTACCAATTTATATGACGGCTTCAAGGGCGGTGTTTGTCTTAGTGCTAACGGTTGTGATGTGTGCACTTTCAGGGGCGCTCTCAACTCGCAAACTCCAGTCCGCTGATCCAGCAGATATGTTTTAG
- the trpS gene encoding tryptophan--tRNA ligase, translated as MTQKRILTGDRPTGKLHLGHYVGTLQNRVKLQYDYETYILIADAQALTDNFATPERLKANIREVMLDYLAVGLDPNRCCFVVQSMVPEIAELTILYMNLVTTARLERNPTVKDEIRHKGMDSTVTAGFLCYPVSQAADITIFGAHCVPVGADQAPMLEQTQEIVDRFNYLYGETLVRPEPLYSNYRRLIGIDGQAKMSKSLGNAIYLSDDAATVSRKVMNMFTDPNRIHGTEPGQIEDNPVFTYHDAFNPNQERVAQLKELYRHGGVTPEGKPILGDVQVKRELSTVLNQFLEPIREKRAKFEQEEDYIWDVLQKGTVRARIRAQEVMDGVRSAMKIRYFRLSS; from the coding sequence ATGACTCAAAAAAGAATTCTGACCGGCGATCGCCCTACCGGTAAGTTGCATCTTGGGCATTATGTTGGTACCTTACAAAATCGTGTCAAGCTTCAGTATGACTACGAAACCTACATTTTGATTGCTGATGCACAGGCATTGACTGATAATTTTGCCACTCCAGAACGACTCAAAGCTAATATCCGTGAAGTTATGCTTGATTACCTAGCCGTTGGACTCGATCCAAATCGGTGTTGTTTTGTTGTGCAGTCAATGGTGCCAGAAATTGCTGAACTTACCATTTTATACATGAATTTAGTAACGACAGCTCGACTAGAACGCAATCCCACTGTTAAAGACGAAATTCGCCATAAAGGAATGGATAGTACAGTAACAGCCGGATTCCTGTGCTATCCAGTTTCTCAAGCAGCAGACATCACCATCTTTGGCGCGCATTGTGTACCTGTAGGAGCAGATCAAGCTCCTATGTTGGAACAAACCCAAGAAATTGTTGACCGCTTCAACTACTTATACGGGGAAACGCTAGTACGTCCGGAACCGCTATACAGCAATTACAGACGACTAATAGGTATCGACGGTCAGGCTAAGATGAGCAAGAGTCTAGGTAACGCTATTTACCTGTCTGATGATGCGGCTACTGTCAGCCGTAAAGTCATGAATATGTTCACTGATCCTAATCGCATTCATGGAACTGAACCAGGGCAAATTGAGGACAATCCAGTGTTTACTTACCATGATGCCTTTAACCCAAATCAGGAGCGCGTAGCACAATTGAAAGAACTTTATCGTCATGGTGGTGTTACACCAGAGGGAAAGCCTATTTTAGGAGATGTACAAGTTAAAAGAGAACTCTCAACAGTGCTCAATCAGTTTTTGGAGCCTATTCGAGAAAAACGAGCCAAATTCGAGCAGGAAGAAGACTACATCTGGGATGTTTTACAAAAAGGAACTGTCCGTGCCCGTATTCGTGCTCAAGAAGTTATGGATGGTGTACGTTCAGCCATGAAAATTCGCTATTTCAGGCTCAGTAGTTAA
- a CDS encoding TetR/AcrR family transcriptional regulator: MRQAKPGRTDRQLSPEKTAAILEGGMQEFLTHGYAATSMDRVAIAAKVSKATVYSHFQDKESLFIALIQQLVEQRFQSIFGAADDQILQMAPQVVLRNFANRALDIGTTEPQFLNFMRLILGESGRFPQLARAFVRNIEQTAFRRLCHYFTHCPQLKLSDPEATARIFVGAVVHFMIVQEMLHGKDILPMERDRIVDGLIDLIVKPPLTDKFDTGCNTASSG; the protein is encoded by the coding sequence ATGAGACAGGCAAAACCTGGACGTACAGATAGACAACTCTCTCCAGAAAAGACCGCAGCCATTTTAGAAGGTGGAATGCAAGAGTTTTTAACCCACGGTTATGCAGCAACTAGTATGGATCGAGTTGCGATCGCTGCCAAAGTTTCAAAAGCCACGGTGTACAGTCACTTTCAAGACAAAGAAAGCTTATTCATTGCGCTCATCCAACAACTAGTCGAACAAAGATTCCAATCTATTTTTGGTGCAGCGGACGATCAGATTTTACAAATGGCACCCCAGGTTGTTCTGAGAAATTTTGCCAACCGAGCGTTAGATATTGGGACAACTGAACCCCAATTTCTCAATTTTATGCGGCTGATTCTGGGAGAGTCGGGACGTTTTCCGCAATTAGCTCGCGCCTTTGTTCGCAACATCGAACAGACTGCATTTAGAAGGCTGTGTCACTATTTCACGCATTGTCCGCAACTTAAGCTATCTGATCCTGAAGCAACAGCAAGAATCTTTGTTGGTGCCGTGGTGCATTTCATGATTGTGCAAGAGATGTTGCATGGTAAGGATATTTTACCAATGGAGCGCGATCGCATTGTCGATGGCTTAATTGACTTGATTGTAAAACCACCGCTCACAGATAAATTTGATACTGGTTGCAACACAGCATCAAGCGGCTAG
- a CDS encoding AAA family ATPase codes for MKEGFQSCGQRISIVGTTGSGKTTLARKIAQHLEIPHIELDALYWEPNWTAASEQVFRERVSEALKGDRWIIDGNYSKVREIVLSQADTVVFLDYSFWLVMRQLLQRTLRRSLKQEELWNGNREDIWKSFFSQDSILLWMVQTYQRNREKYPALFQQVEYVHLSVVHLQSPQMTKKWLLSFNSYRCN; via the coding sequence ATGAAAGAAGGTTTTCAGAGTTGTGGTCAGCGGATTTCAATTGTTGGAACTACAGGGTCAGGGAAAACAACTTTAGCACGAAAAATTGCTCAACACTTAGAGATCCCTCATATTGAGTTAGATGCACTATACTGGGAGCCGAATTGGACAGCTGCTTCGGAACAAGTGTTTCGAGAACGTGTGTCAGAGGCTCTTAAAGGCGATCGCTGGATTATAGATGGAAACTACAGTAAAGTTCGTGAGATTGTTTTGAGTCAAGCTGACACAGTTGTCTTTCTAGACTACTCGTTCTGGCTAGTTATGAGGCAACTTTTGCAGCGAACATTGCGGCGATCGCTCAAACAAGAGGAACTTTGGAATGGCAATCGTGAAGATATTTGGAAATCGTTCTTCAGTCAAGATTCTATCTTGCTATGGATGGTACAAACTTATCAACGTAATCGCGAAAAGTATCCTGCACTGTTTCAGCAAGTAGAGTACGTGCATCTATCTGTAGTGCATTTGCAATCCCCACAAATGACAAAGAAATGGTTATTGAGTTTCAATAGCTATCGGTGCAACTAG
- a CDS encoding class I SAM-dependent methyltransferase, giving the protein MNSAKEHYDQHLGAIYSWMVGNENAALKQNRSLFRQIGLDVSSKGLAIDLGCGTGFQSIPLAEFGYSVVAIDSCAVLLSQLRERADILSMRIIHDDLLNFAKYISDQAQLVTCMGDTLTHLNSLDAVHNLITEVSRELVDGGILVLTFRDYVSVELRGHQRFIPVRSDGTRILTCFLEYYQEFVEVYDLLHHKVGTQWVLSASSYRKLRLDKNWLIKQMSELGLAIVRDTFDNGMVSIVAKKIGNA; this is encoded by the coding sequence ATGAATAGTGCTAAAGAACACTACGATCAGCACCTCGGTGCTATTTATAGCTGGATGGTTGGGAATGAAAACGCAGCTTTAAAGCAAAATCGCAGCTTATTTCGCCAGATAGGGCTTGATGTATCTTCAAAAGGCTTGGCAATTGATTTAGGCTGCGGTACAGGCTTTCAGTCGATTCCACTAGCAGAATTTGGTTATTCGGTTGTTGCTATAGATTCTTGTGCTGTGTTGCTATCCCAGTTGCGTGAACGTGCTGATATCCTTTCGATGAGGATAATTCACGACGATCTATTGAACTTTGCCAAATATATCAGCGATCAAGCGCAGTTGGTTACTTGCATGGGTGACACACTAACCCATCTTAATTCGCTTGATGCTGTTCACAATTTAATCACAGAGGTGAGCCGAGAGCTGGTCGATGGAGGAATACTAGTTTTGACTTTTCGTGATTATGTTTCAGTGGAGCTTCGCGGACACCAACGTTTTATTCCTGTACGAAGTGATGGCACCAGAATTTTGACTTGTTTTCTTGAGTATTATCAGGAATTTGTGGAGGTGTATGACTTGCTCCACCACAAGGTGGGGACACAATGGGTACTTAGTGCTAGTTCCTACCGAAAGCTGCGACTAGATAAGAATTGGCTGATTAAGCAGATGAGCGAGTTGGGTCTGGCTATTGTTCGGGATACATTTGATAATGGGATGGTAAGCATTGTTGCCAAGAAGATTGGCAACGCCTAA
- a CDS encoding serine/threonine-protein kinase codes for MIGKLLGGRYQIVDILGTGGFGQTYVAEDIHRPGSPKCVVKHLKPASSNSSFLENARRLFQSEAQTLEKLGSHDQIPRLLAYFEENEEFYLVQDFIQGHPLSVALQADRRWSEGRVYHLLGEVLGILEYVHSQGVIHRDIKPNNLIQRQEDNKLVLVDFGSVKQAWTQVVTAHGQTKTSFALGTPATIGIGTPGYMPTEQGRGRPRPNSDIYALGIIGIQALTGLSPMRFQEDLDTGEILWLHTVAQVDSALANLLSKMVRYHFKDRYQTVTEVLQDLARINLLEEPVNTADFLLEQLPLPSPPQSTIIFTEDARTSEPQHVVPVTLAGSTELYAGQISSQLVSPIIERSPLALRKARSLSPSCQVSVAQLPSPLSPQPLSDQANTFAPQVSSVKNTRIDPPLNNRASVSHTVQGQYKLRIGAGITAIILGLVAGYAIYWQPRPSVSKPLEQMKSLKAEGRYEECVDQASTLLEESSYYTDAQSILYECQIAQAIRFAGERNFHAAITEASKIPSTAAFYQNVQQLIEQWSHSILETATNEYQSGDLKQAIAIAQHIPEFSPVYLEAQTAIKQWNTEWESNNQYIETAKTALKAGKWEQAIAEANKVLDTVYWQQQTQPIIHAADSKIAATEKQPAVTAQSTSTPQKKVTPVVRTAPTVTTPKSTATAPRRTVTKTTPTVTAAKRVTPTTRTPQRKTTPVIPAKRVQQRPVNRGTARKIVRRQAAPQPQRATPAKPSYSWTTKTIP; via the coding sequence ATGATAGGCAAATTGCTAGGTGGGCGATACCAAATTGTAGATATTTTAGGCACAGGTGGCTTTGGTCAAACCTATGTTGCTGAAGATATTCACCGACCAGGTAGCCCTAAATGTGTTGTTAAACACCTCAAGCCTGCTAGCAGCAACTCCAGTTTTTTAGAAAATGCGCGACGTCTCTTCCAATCTGAAGCGCAAACCTTAGAAAAGTTAGGTAGTCATGACCAAATACCGAGACTATTAGCTTACTTTGAGGAAAACGAAGAATTTTACTTAGTTCAAGATTTTATTCAAGGTCATCCTTTAAGTGTGGCATTACAAGCAGATAGACGCTGGAGTGAAGGAAGAGTCTATCACCTGTTAGGCGAAGTTTTAGGAATTTTAGAATACGTCCACAGCCAAGGAGTTATTCATCGCGATATCAAGCCAAATAACTTAATTCAACGCCAAGAGGACAACAAGTTAGTCTTAGTTGATTTTGGTTCAGTAAAGCAAGCGTGGACACAAGTCGTTACAGCCCACGGACAAACAAAAACAAGTTTTGCTTTAGGAACTCCAGCAACGATTGGTATTGGCACGCCAGGATACATGCCAACTGAACAAGGGCGAGGTAGACCGCGTCCGAATAGTGATATTTATGCCTTAGGTATTATTGGCATCCAAGCACTAACTGGTTTAAGTCCGATGCGTTTTCAGGAAGATTTAGATACTGGTGAAATTTTGTGGTTACACACAGTAGCGCAAGTTGACTCGGCACTTGCTAACTTACTTTCAAAAATGGTGCGCTACCACTTTAAAGATCGCTATCAAACAGTCACAGAAGTTCTACAAGATTTGGCACGCATCAATTTACTAGAAGAACCAGTAAATACAGCAGACTTTTTATTAGAACAACTTCCGCTACCAAGTCCACCACAAAGCACTATCATTTTCACCGAGGATGCCAGAACATCAGAACCTCAACATGTTGTTCCAGTCACCTTAGCAGGTTCTACAGAGCTATATGCTGGTCAAATTAGCTCGCAGTTAGTTAGCCCCATCATTGAGCGATCGCCTCTGGCGCTGAGAAAAGCGCGATCGCTTTCTCCAAGTTGTCAAGTGAGTGTTGCACAACTGCCATCACCCCTCTCACCACAACCCCTATCTGACCAGGCAAATACTTTTGCACCGCAAGTCAGTTCAGTTAAAAATACTCGCATTGACCCACCATTAAATAACCGTGCAAGTGTTAGCCATACAGTTCAAGGTCAATACAAGCTACGTATTGGTGCAGGAATTACAGCAATTATCTTGGGCTTAGTTGCAGGATATGCAATCTACTGGCAACCGCGTCCTAGTGTCTCTAAACCTTTAGAGCAAATGAAATCACTTAAAGCTGAAGGAAGATACGAAGAGTGCGTTGATCAAGCTTCTACTTTATTAGAGGAATCCAGCTATTACACAGATGCGCAGTCGATTTTATATGAGTGTCAAATTGCCCAAGCAATAAGATTTGCAGGAGAACGGAACTTTCATGCAGCAATTACAGAAGCAAGTAAAATACCATCCACGGCAGCTTTTTATCAAAATGTCCAGCAGCTAATTGAACAGTGGTCGCATAGTATTTTAGAAACCGCAACCAACGAATATCAATCAGGCGATCTTAAGCAAGCGATCGCGATCGCGCAGCATATTCCCGAATTCAGTCCAGTTTACCTAGAAGCACAAACAGCAATCAAGCAATGGAATACTGAGTGGGAAAGCAACAATCAATACATTGAAACTGCGAAAACCGCTCTCAAAGCTGGAAAATGGGAACAAGCGATCGCCGAAGCCAATAAAGTTTTAGATACCGTTTATTGGCAACAACAAACACAGCCAATTATTCACGCAGCAGACTCTAAAATTGCAGCTACGGAGAAACAACCTGCTGTAACAGCCCAGTCAACAAGTACCCCTCAAAAGAAAGTAACTCCCGTAGTTCGTACTGCCCCTACGGTAACAACTCCTAAATCAACTGCTACAGCACCAAGACGCACGGTAACAAAAACCACACCTACAGTAACTGCAGCAAAACGAGTGACTCCTACCACTCGTACTCCTCAACGCAAAACTACCCCAGTGATTCCAGCTAAACGCGTTCAGCAACGTCCTGTTAACCGTGGTACTGCAAGAAAAATCGTCCGCCGTCAAGCAGCACCTCAGCCTCAACGCGCTACTCCTGCAAAGCCATCATATAGCTGGACAACAAAAACTATACCTTAA
- a CDS encoding ABC exporter membrane fusion protein: MHGMVQNRNQFIKAVSQRGVVIAGVVLLGVGGAMTYRWMRMTLVRQETAAPVTTPVIQTVTALGRLEPLGTVIKLSAPTSSQGNRVERLLVQEGDRVQAGQVIAILDSHDQRKAALEEAEEQVNVARAQLDVIQAGAKQGEINAQQAEIARLSAERQGNIKAQVATVARLQSELQNAQAEFNRYQSLYQEGAISASERDSRRLALDTAQKSVQEAQVNLDRLRLTTPAELNRARATLEQIAEVRPVDVRSAQAEVNRAIAARNQAKASFDQSVVRSPINGEVLDIYTRAGEVVSTDGIAEIGQTRQMQAIAEVYQSDISKVQVGQQVRVTSDSIPSELTGMVERVGSQVRRQEIVNTDPSANIDARVIEVQINLDDASSQKAAKFTNLQVQVVIEQ, encoded by the coding sequence ATGCATGGTATGGTTCAGAACCGGAATCAATTCATCAAGGCAGTATCTCAGCGAGGAGTTGTAATCGCTGGAGTCGTCCTATTGGGCGTTGGTGGTGCGATGACGTACAGATGGATGCGCATGACATTGGTTAGACAGGAGACTGCTGCACCAGTAACAACTCCTGTGATTCAGACAGTGACAGCATTGGGACGATTAGAGCCACTGGGCACAGTGATTAAGCTTTCGGCTCCAACATCAAGTCAAGGCAATCGAGTTGAGCGATTACTGGTGCAAGAGGGCGATCGCGTTCAAGCAGGTCAAGTTATTGCCATTTTGGATTCGCACGATCAACGTAAAGCTGCTCTTGAAGAAGCAGAGGAACAAGTGAATGTGGCACGCGCTCAACTGGACGTCATTCAAGCCGGCGCGAAGCAAGGTGAAATTAATGCACAACAAGCAGAAATTGCTCGATTGAGTGCAGAACGTCAGGGGAATATTAAAGCACAAGTAGCAACTGTAGCTCGGTTGCAATCAGAGTTGCAAAATGCCCAAGCCGAGTTCAATCGTTATCAATCGCTGTATCAGGAAGGAGCAATTTCAGCATCTGAACGTGACAGCAGACGTTTAGCATTAGACACGGCTCAAAAATCTGTTCAAGAAGCGCAAGTCAATCTCGATCGCCTGCGTTTGACAACTCCTGCAGAGTTAAACAGAGCCAGAGCAACGCTGGAACAAATTGCTGAGGTGCGTCCTGTCGATGTACGTTCAGCACAAGCAGAAGTGAATCGAGCGATCGCCGCCCGCAATCAAGCAAAGGCAAGTTTCGATCAATCAGTCGTGCGTTCTCCGATCAATGGTGAAGTGCTAGATATTTATACACGAGCAGGAGAAGTTGTTTCGACAGATGGCATTGCAGAGATTGGGCAAACACGGCAGATGCAAGCGATCGCAGAAGTCTATCAAAGCGATATCAGTAAAGTTCAGGTCGGGCAACAAGTTCGGGTAACAAGCGATTCAATTCCGAGTGAATTAACAGGAATGGTTGAGCGAGTGGGTTCTCAAGTACGCCGACAAGAGATCGTCAACACCGATCCTAGTGCCAATATCGATGCCAGAGTGATTGAGGTGCAAATTAATTTAGATGATGCCTCTAGTCAAAAAGCTGCCAAATTTACGAATCTGCAAGTTCAGGTGGTGATTGAACAATGA
- a CDS encoding FAD-dependent monooxygenase, translating into MQNIIQTDVIIVGAGPTGLSLAVQLMRYNIDFVIFDQKEGVTELSKALVVHARTLEIYDQVDLARKAVAGGEQVQKVALMHDGKISARLDFSDFGAGLSPFPFMLVFEQSKNEHLLDEHLQRNGQAVQWQTELETLTQDADGVRAVVKTTSGERQAIAASYLVGCDGASSPTRQILGLPFEGSTHPRLFYVADVQMEFSGEEGTAYPVLGHDSFVLIVPMQDEKRWRLIGNLPEYEDQIDREVLFDAVEPKVKQLVQLPLEITTLHWFSTYRVHTRRAEMFSVGRCFLAGDAAHIHTPAGGQGMNTGIQDAYNLAWKLAFVLRGNVQDSLLATYNEERVANAKRLLQTTDQFFDVAASDRWYFRFFRDNILPSLASFVTQFSAAKEFLFPMVSQIGLDYSDSSLSQHQQDRIFDVKAGDRMPYFLVNGENVYDQLCNPKFHLLVFSDEQQNYEYLKPELDQYGDCIDFHIIPLYPRVVEIFGTHQPFKVLLRPDNYIALLSPNCSLDDLKAYFREVLGLVS; encoded by the coding sequence ATGCAAAATATCATTCAAACGGATGTAATTATCGTTGGAGCAGGACCCACAGGGCTTTCGCTAGCTGTGCAATTAATGCGCTACAACATCGATTTTGTCATCTTTGACCAGAAAGAAGGAGTTACTGAGCTATCCAAGGCGCTGGTGGTTCACGCACGCACGCTAGAAATTTACGACCAAGTGGATCTAGCGAGAAAAGCAGTTGCAGGGGGGGAACAGGTGCAAAAAGTCGCTCTCATGCACGACGGTAAAATTAGTGCCCGTCTCGATTTTTCAGACTTTGGCGCAGGACTCAGCCCATTTCCGTTCATGCTTGTGTTTGAACAAAGCAAAAACGAGCATCTGCTTGATGAACATCTCCAGCGCAACGGTCAAGCAGTTCAGTGGCAGACCGAATTGGAAACTTTAACACAAGATGCAGACGGTGTGAGGGCGGTAGTCAAAACCACCAGCGGTGAAAGGCAGGCGATCGCAGCAAGCTATCTAGTGGGGTGTGACGGTGCCAGCAGTCCCACTCGGCAGATCCTCGGTCTGCCCTTTGAAGGTTCAACTCATCCACGCTTATTTTACGTCGCTGATGTGCAGATGGAATTTTCAGGGGAAGAGGGCACGGCGTATCCAGTATTGGGGCATGACTCCTTTGTGCTGATTGTGCCGATGCAAGATGAAAAACGCTGGCGGCTAATTGGTAACTTGCCTGAGTATGAAGACCAAATTGATCGAGAAGTTCTTTTCGATGCAGTCGAACCTAAAGTGAAGCAATTAGTGCAACTGCCGCTGGAAATTACGACTTTACACTGGTTTTCGACATACAGAGTCCATACTCGGCGGGCGGAGATGTTCTCGGTTGGCAGATGTTTTCTGGCGGGTGATGCGGCACATATTCATACCCCTGCGGGAGGACAAGGCATGAACACGGGCATTCAGGATGCTTACAACCTTGCTTGGAAGCTTGCTTTCGTTTTGCGGGGCAATGTTCAGGATTCATTGCTGGCAACTTACAACGAGGAACGAGTAGCAAATGCAAAACGGCTGTTGCAGACGACTGACCAGTTTTTTGATGTGGCAGCGAGCGATCGCTGGTATTTCCGCTTCTTCCGTGACAATATTTTGCCGAGCCTTGCGAGTTTTGTGACCCAGTTTAGTGCGGCAAAAGAGTTCCTGTTTCCAATGGTTTCTCAAATTGGGCTGGACTACTCTGATAGTTCTTTAAGTCAACATCAGCAAGATCGCATATTTGACGTCAAAGCTGGAGATCGGATGCCGTATTTTCTGGTAAATGGCGAGAATGTTTACGATCAGCTTTGCAATCCAAAGTTTCACTTGCTCGTGTTCTCTGATGAGCAACAAAATTATGAGTATTTGAAACCGGAACTCGACCAATACGGTGACTGCATCGATTTTCATATTATTCCACTTTACCCAAGAGTTGTTGAGATCTTCGGTACTCATCAACCGTTCAAGGTACTGCTGCGACCGGATAACTATATTGCATTGCTCTCTCCAAACTGTTCTCTAGACGACCTCAAAGCTTACTTCCGTGAGGTTCTTGGGCTGGTTTCTTAA